The DNA region CCgagttttaatataatataaaggaagaaaaatttataaaatgggACCTAGTAAAATGTTAAATCTCGtaaagatcattttttttttcttttgtttttcttctttgtttttgttttcacgAACTAGGAAGGGAAGAAGACTTATTCGCGAAGTTATAAAAGGGCAGACGTGCGCCAGAGGGAACAGCGCGCGCTCGctcactcgctcgctcgctgcCTCCTAGCTGCCACGTATATACATGCgatggctctctctctctctctctctctctttcacttgcgcgcgcgcgtgcactGACTTATAcattctatccctctctctctctttctctatctctctctctctgtctttctatcctcctctctttctctctcacgcgtacagagagagagagagagagagagagagagagagagagagagagagagaacacacgCACGCGTATATCTGGCAGATCAATAATTTCTGATACTCGCAAATGTCGCATTTAAAATACAGGCTTACGGCGCACCAGCCGTACTCATCGTTGAAAGCGTCGTTTTCCTAGAGGACGATGAAGAGTAGTAataggagaaaaggaaagaatgatgggaagaggagagaagaaaggagggCTTTGAGATTTTTTTCGGAACATGCGAAAAAGATCGACTCTatcgtagtcgtagtcatCGTCATATCGTCGTCGACGTAGTTGTCGtagtgtcgtcgtcgtcgtcgtcgtcgtcgtcgtcgtcgtcgtcgtcgtcgtcgttgtcgtcgtggAATCGAAAGGCGGCACGGCGCAGCGAATCGCCGATTGGCTGATTCGCTGATgttgagtgagagagagagagtgagagagagagagagagagagagagagagagagagagagagagagagagagagaggagtcgACCGACACGACGAGCTAGAAGATTGCATGCGTTCCTGTTCCataagaacgaagaaataGCGAAATTTCAAGCTTCCTgcatcttttctattttttcttttccttttatcattaatattattattaatattaatattaatattaatatttaatattattaatattattattatttctttatttataatctttcatcaaattttctttcgtacttttcttcttttcttttcttttttttttttttttatagcataAAAACTGAATCGatttacaaatttttgaaTGGGCCTGGAGGGAGGGCGGGAGGATGGTGGGGAAGAGGGATTTCTATTTGCACGAGGAACGAGATGGAATGttaaatattgaaagtaaCAACAATTCAGTTATCCAATGATCTCCTGAGATCACTCTTATTAGTAATTAACacgcgataataacaacaacaataacaacaacaatgataacaataataataataataatcatagaatattttatctttccgTATTATAAAGTTTTCATTCTCGAAAGTTTCGTATcctcaatttattatttaaatattgatttctATGCGTTCAAagtataaaatgatttattccTACGAGTATTACTACTCTTGTGAAATTCAAAAATGGCCGCAACGAAtatcgtacgtacgtacgataGCGCAGcgcatcctcctcctcctcctccacctcttcgTCGTTTCTCGTTCGTTTGATCGAACGGAGAGGtaagattaaaagaagaagaagaaaaataaaaatagaaaaagaaagaaagaaagaaagaaagaaagaaagaaagtacgaAAGAAATGACGATGAGGTTAGGTGTCTAAAttacatttgaaattttctatctttgattttatttatcgaaatatcATTTGTTGTATTAAATGCGATCATTTCCCTTCTCGCGATCGTGCcgttctccctccctccaccctctctcttctctctcttcctataaATAGTATCGTTAGATTTCCCTGGTTTTCAATGACCGTCGTCACACGGGTGTCGCCGCGGGTGTCGCCACCGCTGCTTTGgcgatcgtcgtcgtcgtcgtcgtcgtcgtcgtcgtcgtcgccgccacctccgtcgtcgtcgtcgtcgtcgtcgtcgtcaccactgccgtcgtcgtcgtcgtcgtcgtcgtcgtcgtcgtggtggtggtggtcgtGGTGGTCGTGGTCCGTCGTGGTGCTGCCGTGTTGCGTCAATGTGAACGATACTCTCGTAGTCTGGCGTTTGCACGAATGTGAACGCGATCCTGTGCAGATCGCTCCCGTACGCCAGGGGAGGATGGTCGCTCGTAGGAAGAGTCACTACTAGCGAGCGAGTACGCGCTCTGCTATTCCGTGCGTTAGCAAAATAGCTTCGCGTAGACTGATTTGTTCTTCGTGGGCCGAAGCTAAGTAAGTCGTATCTTtctacctctatctctctctctctctctctctctctcattctttctttctttctttctatctatctatctatctatctatctatctatctatctctatctattatTTCCCTTTCCATTTTCCGTGCTCTTTCcagatgataatatatatggctatgtgtgtgtgtatatatgtatatatatatatacacatactacGCTACTACTATGTTACACTACACTACTATACTACATTATTACATTACTACTTCTAAACTACACTACTTTtatactacactactactattactacactactactactactactactactactactactactactactactactactatttctcttttactctagACAACGCATGTAACGCATCATTTCGAGTATCTTTATTCTCTTAATTCTTACGCGGCGCGCCGATCGAAAACGCGCGTGTCGCGCAGCGGTGAACGGAGCGGGGACGAGCGAAATGCCGGAGAGTTATTTTTCCGAGCTCAGAACGACGTTATCTAACCTTTTTGCGCACGGACGAAAAGTGggaggtgtgtgtgtgtgtgtgtgtgtatatgtgtggtTATGTTAGTTCGTACATAGTATatccccctccctctcctttCGGGTATCTTGCCTAGAGAGGtatttttcttgctttctttctttcctatttctgttttttttttttaagttttctcTATCGTGAAAAGTAcaagtatatgtgtgtgtatgtgtgtgtgtgtgtgttcgcgTAGGGTATTTCTTAAGAaggatatacatacaatactcATTCTTAACAACGGTCTGCACACggtatctctatatctcttcAGGCGTCTTTACAAGAAATCCTTTCAAATAAACACTTTCAATGATTCCAATACGTGTCTGAGagtgatattttatatttttatatgtacacatatattcttttttattttttatttttattttttttttttttttgtaattataataggataactttatcattactatatctttctttctttctttcttttttttctgtttttatgtcattaaatatttcaatatctttGACTCTTCTTATCCCTCATAGTATAATATGGCATAAGAATTTATGACATATCTATTTCTACTTTCGCAAGTAATACTAATGTCAGTTAATTATATCAAGACAAGTTTTATTATCGGAGCTCGCACATTGataagtttattatttgttatagatCTCTACTGGCATGGAGCTGGGAGCGCACTGATAGTGATAATTTATGAGGTTAGCAGCAAGTTTCCTATTAATGCTTTttggtatattattattctattatacatataatgatataccttggaaaataataagagatatattattagaatatgaaagttataatatattcttttgatgaataatttttattcagatCTTGGTTTCTATGCATTGCCTGCCAAAGAAGAACTGAGCCCAATGTTTCCACACAATTCTAGTTCACATGAGATTTCTACAGAAACAAATGCCTTCGTACAAAATTCCATGGTAGGTTTATTTAACGTCGTTAAATAGAAATTGTATTTACATTGAAAGAGCAAATGGATTTTTCAACGACATATAAAATCaccattatattttatagattgatgtttttctttttcttttatattttagggGGATGTAGTAGTATTAGGGGAAAGCAGTCTGTATGGGGAGGGGGAATGGGAAGGATCAGAGCACGCTAGGTACTGTGATATCGAATCCATAAACAGCAGCAAGATGGCAGCATGTACTAGCCATCTGGAAGCTACCGCCGCCAATGACTTTTCAACCGTCCTGCCAAGCCAAACCAGTAAGTATcatctttttatatgttttgTTGTTCTATCAATTGCTCGTCGTCAAgttctattattactagtgttattataaaattgtccTTTCGCTGATATCAcggatatattttgtattttgttaAGATTAATTAAGCTGAAGAAAATCATGGGATCAGCTTTAGTCTTTGCTGAGATGTCGcttcttttttgaaaattgtaattcattgaaggaattaatattattagagtatataaatgagaaattaTAAAGGAATATTTCAAGTGGAATATTTTAGCTATAGTTTAGTTTTTATACTTACAGGTGAGTTCAGCTCAGCTGGTATAGGTAAGGCCTGCCAGTCAGTGGCGCCAGTAACCACAAAAAACCCAACAAATCACCTTCTaacttacgataataataaagtaaataaccaCAACAATGCAGAACATAATCATCACAAGTACAGAAAGCAAAACACACCGGGCTTGCTTGGTCAGCTGGGCAGCTCCGCCAATAACTCTAAGTCTACTTTTAAGACATTaagtgataataagaatagctTTAGCGATCTAAGCGTTAGGGTACTAAGCGTAAGTGTACATCTACAAGTTACACGGGGTGAAGCGTATTGCACCGTTGGGGTACCTAGCCTAGTTAGGATACCCAAGTCTGATTGCCCCCAACGGTCGCTACGCCTCCCTAACTCTGTCGACAATTACTCCTTACTAGGGTCCCGCCTTGAGCTAGGCGACAACAATAAGTTTAAGGCTCATTTTAGTTtcataagtaataataactccAAGTCTGTGATATTGCTCAGCTCAATCAGCAACGGTGACCATTGTTTCCTGCTTGGCGGTGGTCCTGTCGAGATAGATGCTATTACTCTGAAATTCGGTATTATAATGGATGTCTTAACGAGATCGAAACTACTAGGTCATAAGTGTGCCCTGGTTATCAATTCTCATCAGACATCTAGACTGTTAACGAGCGATGAAACGTCGAACGAAAATTGTAACGTTCGATATACGTTAGCTCTCGAAAAAATATGGAACCTCTTAAAATCGCATTTCAGTGGCATTGATTTCAAATTGGTTCCCATAAGCGATCAGAATTTTGCGATATTCACCGCCAGTTCTTCCATTACGCTTATCGTTTTCAGAAACGAAGTAACTGACCACATCTCGCGATCTTTCCTGGAAAATCTCAAGCAACTCCGTGTACAATCTTTTACTTCTCCATTATCTAATGTCACTGTTACCGAGCTGATGCAACGCATATGTGTTCCACTATTAAAAAAGCGTAAGGGTAATGATTACAAcgttggtaataataataataatgatgaatattataacaagaacattagCATTGGTAGtattgaagaagaaattaatagtagtaacgataatcCAGATGTTATTGAAGACATTGTTGACGTCGCTGTGTGCTACAAGACTAGTTGTATGATGATTACTAATGTTAGGATCTTAGGGTCTCAAAATGATGGTATTAGTCGTACCGAAGCAACAATATTTACTGTTGGTGCTCTTTCATTTCAGGATAACAATAAGTCTAACAAGCCTCTAAATACTAGTTATAAGATTAGCGAATATAGTAGATCAGTGGGTTCTGATCTTCAATCTAACTCTACCATTAAGTCTGTATCTAAGTCTACGCTAAAAGATAAATCTAGGATTAAGTTTGAAATGTCTCACACCGCTCGATTTAACGAATCTGACAAGAGAAAGCAAGTTAGGTTGGCTGCCAACATTCCTATAATGACTACCTGCGAGCCTACGATGACGCTTACAAGCCAATCAGCCACCATCACATCCCAAACAATCGGTGTACCTGTATGTCGAGCGGATAATCGCATATATGACGATGGGATGCGATCAGAATTTTTGAATACATTTCAGAATGACCAAATATGTATCCAGCGTATGTTGGCAAGTCGCACAgatgatataataacgaatgaCTTGCGTCTTAATGAAACATTAAATCCTACACAAACTTACATCGAGACGCTCAAATCTTTAGCTACAGATGATATTCCGTTGAATTGCAATTACGATCGCACAGGGGCATGTAGTAATCGTCAAACTTGTGactatgataacgataattatcatgatgATTTTGCGCTCTGCTCTTACGATAACATGGCAGTTTATACAAAACCAACTGCATTACAATGGTCTACTTTAATTGCACACGTACGTGCATTAATACCTGCTTGTCGAAAAGCTTATGAGACCGATCGAACCAAATGTGAAGTTCAACAGCGAAGACTCAAGTTTATGTTGAATATTCTTTTCAATGAATCGACACGGCTATTGAACAAGGTCTACGAACCAATATTAAGCTACAAACAACGATGGGGTATCTCAACGATATTACAGTTAGCAGGAGGTGGTGAAAGTTCGCTAAATAGCGGAGGAGCTAACAATTGGGGTTCTACTCAAGCAACAACacccaataacaataataccaatcaATCAGGATGGGTTGGTACGCCAGGAAACGCACCTGGTAATGCTGGCACGCCGAACAATTGGGGTGGAAATTCTGTAAATAGATCAGTGTCCGGTAATCCAAATCAAAATCAGAATCAAGGTCCACCTGGTACTCAAAATACATCAGGTAGATCATTGTCAATCATATGTcaaactttttaatttattttagaatctcaaaagttattgtttatatttacccgaaatttttaatattattattattattattatttttttatgcgCAGGAAACGTGAACAAAGTTAATAATCCAAATCAACAATCGAATCAGCAATCTGGTCCACCTACCTCTCAGTCAAATTCTACTCAAGGGAATCAGAATAGTAGTCAATGGTCTCAGGGAAAATCTAATAATCCAGGTGGTCCAGGACAAAAtccacaaaataataacaatagcgtACAACAGCAACAGTCAGCCAATTCTAATGGAAGTAATAAtcaatctaataataatgcaCAAGGATCTGTAAGTAGTGGTAACACACCGGCTAGTAATAATCCATCGACGAAACAACAGCTCGAACAATTAAATACAATGAGGGAAGCTCTTTTTAGTCAAGACGGATGGGGTTGTGTGagtaaacgaaaaatattttctgtaagattgatataacaaaaaattaatatatattatttcaataagttAAAGACGTTATTTTCTGTCTTTAGCAACACGTAAATCAAGATACGAGTTGGGACGTACCAACTTCTCCTGAGCCCAATCTAACCAAAGATGGCGTTCCTATGTGGAAACCACCCGTAAATAATGGTACTGATTTATGGGAGGCAAATTTACGAAATGGAGGTCAACCTCCGCCGCATCAACAAGCAAAAACCCCATGGGGTCATACTCCAGCGACTAATATTGGTGGTACTTGGGGTGAGGACGATGAGACGGCAGACTCATCTAACATGTGGACTGGTGCTCCAGCACCTTCTCAACCGAATGCAGCACAATGGACTGCCGGTAATCAAGCCGGTATGTGGGGAGGTAGGCTAGTGAAGGCTGGAGATGCCAAAACTTtaggaaaaagatattttggaattttattGAAAGCTGTCGTGTTTTGGCACATTGTTATAATGTctttattgtgattatatacaaaagtttgttcattatataattttccttaTACCTTCTATATCATGATTTATAAAATGCGACTGTACAAgtaaaatttggaaaaaaaaaaagaaaaaaaaaaaaaaaaaaaaaaatttctatatcatAGATATCATACCATTGGATTCTCTAAACTAactaaaatttcttttaaacattaaatatttatacgcttatgtaaaatatcattttgaaaaatttagaaTATACTTGTGCagttgagaataataatttaaaatgaatccCGCCTGGCGGTTGTGCCTAACAGCTCTcatatattttactattttaaaTGTATCAATTTGTAGCTTGTATTAGTTCTGAAATAATTTtgctattatatacatatatatatatatatacatacatacatatatacatatatatatatatatatatatatatatatatatatatatatatacacatcttgTTTTGTTCAACTAAGTATGGAGACTCTCCGGCATTCACAAAGCTTTATAAGTTATGGGGAATAACTAATTTGTTTTGCTATTTCTCTTATGCTAAATATGTCTTAagtctttcttattttatatacatatgtgctgtttcttttctttttttttttttttttttttcccatgcTCAAACGCTGTGCTTTTTTCCATGTAAatgatgctttttttttttaggctgaatatatatcatttattaagcACTATTAAACTCCTTTAATGCCCATGTTAGTAGTctcttaaatcatttttaaattatgcggaagaaaaatgataatatcgttaaattatatatgaatatattcacGCATATACTTggattttattagatatattatataaagttgTGTATAATTCATTCTTGCATCATACTCAACACTGTAGAAATGTCTGTGTGATACATTTAGATTTTCAGATTAGATatctcaattaaaaaaaaaaaaaaaagaacatacgaCTGATCgtgaatttgtaatattaaaatttgttttcattaatattatttcactgTTAGACTTTATGGGCATTCAGGAGTCTTGATTCAATGTAGCATGTAATTTGTGTATTATTGACAGTTTTATAGTAACTCGTTAGTAAAGTTATTACTTTGAAAAGTAATAACTTAAAATTACAAAGTATATcaaatagtaaatattttcatttctgtttaatcaaaaaagaaaaagaaaagaaaaagaaaaaaaaaaaagaaaaaaaaatgttgaagaatatttgtcgaaagtgcagcaattaaaaataatttcaatatttattatgtaaatttcTTGAGGATACGTATGATctctctgtaaaaaaaaaaaaagaaaaaaaaaaaaagaaaaaaaatgttcatatATTTGAGATTACCTTTgcagataataaatttaataaacaaatgtttaaaattatatctacaAAGAGATCTTGAAAATGTTGTTTTCAATATACTATTACATTGATGACTTTTTATAAACAGGAACAAATTGGGCTGATCCAAGACTCGATCATAATAGAGATCCACGTGATTTACGATCAGTGGATCCAAGAGAGATGCGAGATCCTCGAGATCATCGCATGACTCTTGATCCAAGAGATCATATGCGCGTAATGGATCCTATGGCACGTGATCCACGAATGGGTGATATGCGCGGTGATCCACGTGGCATTTCTGGACGTTTGAACGGAGCTAATACCGATGCTATGTGGGGACAACCACCTGGTCCTCCACATCATCAGATGGGTCATCAGCATCCATCTGGTCCACCAACGAAAATGCTCAATCCTTCGAACATGAATCAATGGGCAGCTCCACCACCAAAGGATATGATGCCTGGTAAACCTTCGGGATGGGAGGAACCGTCACCACCTACGCAAAGGCGTAATGTGCCTAATTATGACGACGGTACGAGCTTATGGGGAAATCCGGCAGCAAATCAAAGGACAATGCCTGCCAGTAAAGTATCTCATTGGAAGGATTTACCAACCCCGAACATAGCACGCGGTGGTaagtaatttgaaataaagaaaaaatttatttttcattttaattatatatatataatctcaatgttatgaattatataaaaaaaaataaataaataaaataaaaaataaaaaacgcaGGAATGCAATGTCCACCGGGGATGCCTCAGAATAGAATGCCTGGGCAACCAGGTATGAAACCAGACGTAGGAGGTCCAGGTATGTGGGCTCACCCTGGAGCTCCTGGAGGTCGCAATGGGACATGGGCAGATGGGCCTCACGATACTACCTCTTGGGATGATCCTAAAACACCAGCAACATGGAACGAGCCTCCATTGAATCCAGCAACTTGGGGAGGTCCTGCTACTCATAAACAAAAATCAATGGGACCTGCTGGTAGTTGGGTAGACTCTGACATTGATCCTACACCAAGTTGGGGTCATCCTGCTAAACCTTCGTTAACGAAAGACTTCATTTGGAATAGTCGTGAATTTCGTTATCTTTGTGACTTAGGATAtaaggtatataaatatattattatttataaatatatattgttattttttttatttatttatatgttgtaTTTAAATGacgttattgatatttaatttgtttttaaagaaagaagacgtgGAATTAGCTCTTAGAAATCGTGAAATGAATAGAGACGAAGCGCAAGAACTTTTAAGCCAGATTCGACCTCTTGATCAATGGCCACGCCGTCATGATACACATTCTGGCTATGATCCAACTAATCAACCAACTACTGCGCCAGCATATCCGAGATTCAATCACGTGACACAACAGATGTCTTTCCCACCGGTGAGTTTGTCAGATCATTTTACACCGACCAAGTGTTCTGTCCAAATATCCATTGTTATtctttaacaattaaaattaatttccctcttccccccccccccctaatcatttcgttttatagtgaaaaaaaagaaaaaagaaaaaagaacaaaaaatgatgagaataatgataacgaatgttaatgaaaaatttttatttgacattgTCATTGAGTGCATTTATTGCGTGCTTGTTgagtgttttatatatttcaattaacaGCGTCTgataatatcatttcttttcttttcttttctttttttttttcttcttttttcttggctttctttttcttttttttttttttttacaaaaatttaattcatgCGGATGTTTGTTGTGTTACGTGTGTGTtacaatatcatttaaatctaattttatggaactataaaataacatttacgaaaaatattttgtttcgtttcgttcattttaaacaaagtagaataagtaaataaaaatatatgtatatatatatatatatatatatatagcagtATATATACACCATCACACATGATGGGCGATTAGAAGTAGAATTAGGAGAAGGGAGCAGGGTACACGGTATTTGTATTGTAATACAGGGGGCAGGAGTGCCCAGTGCTGCATCTACCGGAGGGGTAGGTGGTTCAGTGTCCAGTGCTAGTCTCCTGAAACttcaacaacagcaacagcagcaagcAGTTGTTCCGTTGCAGCAACAGCAGCCAAGTACCAATGCACCACAGCCACCTTTCAACCAGGTGAACAACCTGACgtctgaaatatttaattattataggatttattttcgttattctatttttattcgctatttaaaaagtataaaaaatttagaaagaaagagagagaaagggacagaGAATTTTTGAGAATTTTTGAGttaaaaaacagaagaataaattatgatttttatgtgATCAAGTAAacattctttcttcgttttttagattaaatattttaacaatatctAGAGAGGTAGAaagtttattacatttatcaaaTTGTTAAGTTTATGTGTTTATCAAATTGCATTTTAATCGCTTATCATTacgtatatcatttttatttcgtttcgtttttcataattatttcacGTTTGTGCcgtcttttaatatattaaagagtGTTTAACTgtactattatattttgttaaggTATTAagtttctctattattattattattatttatttatttatttatttattttttaattgtacgTAATTTGGTTGTACTTTATAAATCGTAAGGgacaattaacaataatttatgATTGTGATCATagttaattttgtaattaatttatatagttaCATACTCTCTCTTAAGTGAATATCAAAATTGcgattagatttttatttataaaaaatagttTTTAAGAATGAAGAcgttaaattttgttttcttttttttttttttcaggcaTCACGTGCACCGCAAAATCAACCATCTAATCAACAACTTCGTATGTTGGTACAACAAATTCAATTGGCTGCTCAGGAAGGATATTTGAATCATCAGATATTGAATCAAGCATTATCACCGCAGACATTGATTTTACTGAATCAACTTTTACAACAGATCAAGATCTTACAACAGTTACATCAACAACATTCTGTCCAGAGTTCATTGAAGGGCAACAGTCCGTCGGTTTTGCAAATTAGCGTACAAATAACTAAAACAAAGCAACAAATCGCAAATCTGCAGAATCAAATTGCGGTTCAACAGGCAACGTATATGAAACAACAACAGCATCAACAACACGCTGCCCCACCGTCTCAGGCATTGGAGTACTACAAAAGTTCGGTACACGATCCCATGTCAGCATTACAGAACAGCTTCGGCGATTTGACAATGAACAAAGAGCCACCTGttgttagtaatattataataaaattatataaaataaatcatataatgggatatt from Vespa crabro chromosome 12, iyVesCrab1.2, whole genome shotgun sequence includes:
- the LOC124428440 gene encoding trinucleotide repeat-containing gene 6C protein isoform X2 is translated as MFPHNSSSHEISTETNAFVQNSMGDVVVLGESSLYGEGEWEGSEHARYCDIESINSSKMAACTSHLEATAANDFSTVLPSQTSEFSSAGIGKACQSVAPVTTKNPTNHLLTYDNNKVNNHNNAEHNHHKYRKQNTPGLLGQLGSSANNSKSTFKTLSDNKNSFSDLSVRVLSVSVHLQVTRGEAYCTVGVPSLVRIPKSDCPQRSLRLPNSVDNYSLLGSRLELGDNNKFKAHFSFISNNNSKSVILLSSISNGDHCFLLGGGPVEIDAITLKFGIIMDVLTRSKLLGHKCALVINSHQTSRLLTSDETSNENCNVRYTLALEKIWNLLKSHFSGIDFKLVPISDQNFAIFTASSSITLIVFRNEVTDHISRSFLENLKQLRVQSFTSPLSNVTVTELMQRICVPLLKKRKGNDYNVGNNNNNDEYYNKNISIGSIEEEINSSNDNPDVIEDIVDVAVCYKTSCMMITNVRILGSQNDGISRTEATIFTVGALSFQDNNKSNKPLNTSYKISEYSRSVGSDLQSNSTIKSVSKSTLKDKSRIKFEMSHTARFNESDKRKQVRLAANIPIMTTCEPTMTLTSQSATITSQTIGVPVCRADNRIYDDGMRSEFLNTFQNDQICIQRMLASRTDDIITNDLRLNETLNPTQTYIETLKSLATDDIPLNCNYDRTGACSNRQTCDYDNDNYHDDFALCSYDNMAVYTKPTALQWSTLIAHVRALIPACRKAYETDRTKCEVQQRRLKFMLNILFNESTRLLNKVYEPILSYKQRWGISTILQLAGGGESSLNSGGANNWGSTQATTPNNNNTNQSGWVGTPGNAPGNAGTPNNWGGNSVNRSVSGNPNQNQNQGPPGTQNTSGNVNKVNNPNQQSNQQSGPPTSQSNSTQGNQNSSQWSQGKSNNPGGPGQNPQNNNNSVQQQQSANSNGSNNQSNNNAQGSVSSGNTPASNNPSTKQQLEQLNTMREALFSQDGWGCQHVNQDTSWDVPTSPEPNLTKDGVPMWKPPVNNGTDLWEANLRNGGQPPPHQQAKTPWGHTPATNIGGTWGEDDETADSSNMWTGAPAPSQPNAAQWTAGNQAGMWGGTNWADPRLDHNRDPRDLRSVDPREMRDPRDHRMTLDPRDHMRVMDPMARDPRMGDMRGDPRGISGRLNGANTDAMWGQPPGPPHHQMGHQHPSGPPTKMLNPSNMNQWAAPPPKDMMPGKPSGWEEPSPPTQRRNVPNYDDGTSLWGNPAANQRTMPASKVSHWKDLPTPNIARGGMQCPPGMPQNRMPGQPGMKPDVGGPGMWAHPGAPGGRNGTWADGPHDTTSWDDPKTPATWNEPPLNPATWGGPATHKQKSMGPAGSWVDSDIDPTPSWGHPAKPSLTKDFIWNSREFRYLCDLGYKKEDVELALRNREMNRDEAQELLSQIRPLDQWPRRHDTHSGYDPTNQPTTAPAYPRFNHVTQQMSFPPGAGVPSAASTGGVGGSVSSASLLKLQQQQQQQAVVPLQQQQPSTNAPQPPFNQASRAPQNQPSNQQLRMLVQQIQLAAQEGYLNHQILNQALSPQTLILLNQLLQQIKILQQLHQQHSVQSSLKGNSPSVLQISVQITKTKQQIANLQNQIAVQQATYMKQQQHQQHAAPPSQALEYYKSSVHDPMSALQNSFGDLTMNKEPPVSQQQSRLNQWKLPSLDKDGDLTTNEFSRAPGTTSKPPTAPGGLTQSHSSPNMNPLLSQGDGTWSSRLGDSGWPDPGNTDSTDGKDWQPGGAAFTDLVPEFEPGKPWRMKSIEDDPSITPGSVVRSPLSLATIKDPDAIFSSSSKTSPPPQNANPDTSIPSLSNSTWTFNPPATTPTAFTSSKNTWESAPPPTAVTSELWGAPMSKARGPPPGLGSKGAGSTSNGWAGLGSVTKSSSSWGGLQSNPVSNSSWVSTWLLLRNLTPQIDGSTLKTLCMQHGPVQDFRLYLNHGIALTKYSSRDEAIKAQGALNNCVLGNTTIFAESPADSEVHTLLQQLSHGGQQQAGGSGGASWGLRPTNKAGPPPDTWGGSSSQLWGAPPTTNSLWSNTGIDSSDQQRATPSSLNSYLPGDLLGEIRRGPT